A window from Schistosoma haematobium chromosome 1, whole genome shotgun sequence encodes these proteins:
- the A12_3 gene encoding Tegument antigen, whose product MSTETRLSSMEEFIRAFLEMDADNNEMIDKQELIKYCQKNRLDMRLIDPWIARFDTDKDNKISIEEFCRGFGLKVSEIRREKEELKKEKDGKVSKLPPNVEIIAATMSKTKQYDICYQFKEYIDNSSRTNKDIKEVANKMKTLLDNTYGRVWQVVILTGSYWMNFSHEPFLSIQFKYNNYVCLAWRTPSQ is encoded by the exons atgtcAACCGAAACGAGATTGAGTTCAATGGAAGAGTTTATCAGAGCATTTTTAGAAATGGATGCAGATAACAATGAAATGATTGATAAACAAGAATTAATTAAATACTGTCAAAAAAATCGTTTGGATATGAGATTGATCGAT CCATGGATAGCGAGGTTTGATACtgataaagataataaaatCAGTATAGAAGAGTTCTGCCGTGGATTCGGTTTAAAAGTATCAGAAAT TCGACGTGAAAAAgaagaattaaaaaaagaaaaagatggCAAGGTTTCTAAACTTCCACCAAATGTTGAAATTATTGCAGCAACTAtgtcaaaaacaaaacaatatgatATATGTTATCAATTTAAAGAATATATTGATAATAGTAGTCGAACAAATAAGGATATAAAAGAGGTggcaaataaaatgaaaacattattGGATAATACTTATGGTCGTGTATGGCAAGTGGTTATATTAACTGGTTCATATTGGATGAATTTTTCCCATGAACCATTTTTATCAATACAATTCAAGTATAATAATTATGTCTGTTTAGCATGGAGAACACCATCTCAGTAA